One window from the genome of Salvelinus sp. IW2-2015 linkage group LG30, ASM291031v2, whole genome shotgun sequence encodes:
- the LOC111955330 gene encoding proteasome subunit beta type-2 — protein sequence MEYLIGIQGQDFVLVAADNIAANSIIQMKQDQDKMFKLSDKILLLCVGEAGDTVQFAEYIQKNIQLYKMRNGYELSPKAAANFTRKNLADYLRSRTPYHVNLLLAGFDETDGPGLYYMDHLSALAKAPFAAHGYGAYLTLSILDRYYRPDLTRDEAVDLLKKCVEELNKRFILNLPSFSVRLIDTEGIHDLEKIMPVGAKSLARAPSS from the exons ATGGAATATTTGATCGGGATTCAGGGACAAGACTTTGTCCTGGTTGCTGCTGATAATATTGCCGCCAACAGCATCATTCAGATGAAACAGG ACCAAGACAAGATGTTCAAGCTGAGTGACAAGATTCTATTGCTATGTGTGGGAGAGGCAGGTGACACAGTGCAGTTTGCAGAGTACATCCAGAAGAATATTCAGCTCTACAAAATGAGAAACG GTTATGAACTCAGTCCAAAAGCGGCAGCCAACTTCACACGCAAGAACCTTGCAGACTACCTTCGAAGCAGG aCTCCTTACCATGTGAACCTGTTGCTGGCTGGGTTTGATGAGACGGACGGCCCAGGGCTCTACTACATGGACCACCTCTCTGCTCTGGCAAAGGCCCCCTTCGCTGCCCACGGCTACGGAGCCTACCTCACCCTGTCTATCCTCGACCGCTACTACAGACCAG ATCTGACTCGCGATGAAGCCGTGGACCTACTGAAGAAGTGCGTTGAGGAG ctgaACAAGCGCTTCATCCTCAACCTGCCCTCCTTCAGCGTCCGTTTGATTGACACGGAAGGCATCCATGACTTGGAGAAGATTATGCCCGTGGGTGCCAAGTCCCTTGCTCGGGCGCCAAGTTCCTAA